The following proteins are co-located in the Leptospira weilii genome:
- a CDS encoding MORN repeat protein has translation MKRIWKYFVRILGVVVLSFILIGAGRLFYVRYFGFHCIQGNCRSGIGVKEFNNTRYSGEFKNYRLNGKGKAEYYSGCTYEGDFVNGYFDGYGVYSCWNMKPLEDRKKFIFEGYWIQGIANGQGTETTASGKQYSGVWENGRLCLKGNCKDGFGTVKFREQDGILTGNWTDGYLNGFGVETDSDGHLVYKGEFKNTHYHGKGTLYKNGKVFQRGEWAGDSFLDPEYRKSYEATKKLIKEVEKRMIEEGIAVPEPTKN, from the coding sequence ATGAAACGTATTTGGAAATATTTTGTTCGGATTCTTGGAGTTGTTGTACTTTCTTTCATCCTCATAGGAGCAGGACGATTGTTCTATGTAAGATACTTTGGTTTTCATTGTATCCAAGGGAATTGCAGGAGTGGGATTGGGGTTAAGGAATTCAATAATACTCGATATTCTGGTGAGTTTAAGAATTACAGGTTGAATGGGAAAGGAAAAGCTGAATATTATTCCGGCTGTACATATGAAGGAGATTTTGTAAACGGTTACTTTGACGGATATGGAGTGTATTCTTGTTGGAATATGAAACCATTGGAAGATAGAAAAAAATTTATATTTGAAGGATACTGGATTCAAGGAATTGCAAATGGTCAGGGAACGGAAACTACTGCTTCCGGTAAACAATACTCAGGAGTTTGGGAAAATGGTAGACTCTGTTTGAAAGGGAATTGCAAGGATGGTTTTGGAACTGTTAAATTTAGAGAGCAAGATGGAATTCTGACTGGAAATTGGACGGATGGATATTTAAACGGTTTCGGAGTTGAGACGGATTCCGACGGCCATCTAGTTTACAAAGGTGAATTTAAAAACACTCATTATCATGGTAAAGGGACTTTGTACAAGAATGGCAAAGTCTTTCAGCGTGGAGAATGGGCAGGGGATAGCTTTTTAGATCCTGAATATAGAAAATCTTATGAGGCGACTAAGAAATTAATTAAGGAAGTTGAGAAACGGATGATAGAGGAAGGAATTGCTGTTCCTGAGCCGACCAAAAACTAA